In Verrucomicrobiota bacterium, the genomic window CGGATCCCGGCAGAATCCTCTGCCTCGACGCGGTGAAGCCCTGGGAGAACGTTCGCTTGAAGGGCGAGGACGTGAAGTGTGGCACGGCCCTCATCGCGGGAGGGGAGCGACTGACGACCAGCCGCGTGAGTTTGCTCGCGGCTGCCGGCGTGACGGAAGTCAGCGTCGGGCGCCAGCCCGTCGTGGGTTTGATGGCCACAGGCAGCGAACTGGTTGAACCGGGGCAGAAGCTCGGTCCAGGGCAGATCTACGAGAGTAATCGTATTGGCCTGGCTGCGTTGGTTTCCCAGGCCGGCGGACGGGCGCGGATTCTGCCTCTCGTGAAGGATACGCTGGAGGCCACGCAAGCCATGCTGGAGCAAGCGTTCAATGAGTGCGATGTCGTGGTGAGCACCGGTGGCGTATCGGTTGGTGAATTTGATTTCGTGAAAGCAGCTTGTGAGAAACTAGGCGGGGAGCTTGCGTTCTGGAAAGTCGCCATGAAGCCCGGAAAACCGTTCGCGTTCGGATGTTGGCGCGGGAAATTCCTCCTCGGCCTGCCTGGCAATCCGGTGTCTTCGTTCGTGACTTTTCTGATTCTGGCGCGCCCCGCCCTGCTTCGTTTTCAAGGCGCCTCATCGGTCCATCTGCCAAGTCATCCGGGCGTGCTCGCGGACAAGCTCGTGAATCGCGGCGATCGAAGGCACTTTGTCCGAGTCAAAGTGGAGAGCGACGGGACGGTCCGATTGGCTGGAATCCAGGCCTCGCACGTGTTGAGCTCCCTGGCCTGCGCGA contains:
- a CDS encoding molybdopterin molybdotransferase MoeA, with product MLKVEDAQKQILSGITPLPKETVPLREALGRILAAPVFSPIDLPLFDNSAMDGYAVVAQDLRNACGSGPVGLRLIGRIAAGEVFRERVLPGTCVRLFTGSPLSEGADAVIMQEDTRPDPADPGRILCLDAVKPWENVRLKGEDVKCGTALIAGGERLTTSRVSLLAAAGVTEVSVGRQPVVGLMATGSELVEPGQKLGPGQIYESNRIGLAALVSQAGGRARILPLVKDTLEATQAMLEQAFNECDVVVSTGGVSVGEFDFVKAACEKLGGELAFWKVAMKPGKPFAFGCWRGKFLLGLPGNPVSSFVTFLILARPALLRFQGASSVHLPSHPGVLADKLVNRGDRRHFVRVKVESDGTVRLAGIQASHVLSSLACANGLVDIPPDAKWEAGQSVSVLRWEQD